From Kogia breviceps isolate mKogBre1 chromosome 2, mKogBre1 haplotype 1, whole genome shotgun sequence, one genomic window encodes:
- the TACR2 gene encoding LOW QUALITY PROTEIN: substance-K receptor (The sequence of the model RefSeq protein was modified relative to this genomic sequence to represent the inferred CDS: substituted 2 bases at 2 genomic stop codons), with protein sequence MGTCAMVTDNNISSGLESNTTGITAFSMRGWHLASLAAAHLALVLVAVVANAAVIWIILAHWRVRTVTNYFLVNMALADLCMAAFNFVYASHNIWYSGRAFCYLQNLFRITAMFVSIYSMTAITANRYMAIVHPFQPWLSAPSIRAVIAGIWLVALALAFPQCFYPTITMDQGATKCVVAWPEDSGGKMHLLYHLAVIALIYFLPLVVMFVAYSVIGLTLWRCTVPGYEVHGANLRHLQAKKKFVKTMVLVVVTFAIFWLPYHLYFILGSFQEDIHCHKFIXQVYLALFWLAMSSTMYNPIIYCCLSHRFHSGFRLAYRCCPXVTPTEEAKIELTHTSSLSTRVNRCHTKETLFTAGDVAPSGAANGQAGSLQAEVSTDP encoded by the exons ATGGGAACCTGTGCCATGGTGACTGACAACAACATCTCATCTGGCCTTGAGAGCAACACCACGGGCATCACAGCCTTCTCCATGCGTGGCTGGCATCTGGCATCGTTGGCAGCAGCCCACCTGGCCCTGGTGCTGGTGGCTGTGGTGGCCAATGCTGCGGTTATCTGGATCATCCTGGCCCATTGGAGGGTGCGCACGGTCACCAACTACTTCCTTGTCAACATGGCCCTGGCCGACCTCTGCATGGCCGCCTTCAACTTCGTCTATGCCAGCCACAACATCTGGTACTCTGGCCGTGCCTTCTGCTACTTGCAGAACCTCTTCCGCATCACAGCCATGTTTGTCAGCATCTACTCCATGACCGCCATCACCGCCAACAG GTACATGGCCATCGTCCACCCCTTCCAGCCATGGCTCTCAGCCCCCAGCATCAGAGCAGTAATTGCTGGCATCTGGCTGGTGGCCCTGGCCCTCGCCTTCCCCCAGTGCTTCTACCCCACCATCACCATGGACCAGGGTGCCACCAAGTGCGTGGTGGCCTGGCCCGAAGACAGCGGCGGCAAGATGCACCTTTT GTACCACCTCGCGGTGATCGCCCTCATTTACTTCCTGCCTCTCGTGGTGATGTTCGTCGCCTACAGTGTCATAGGTCTCACGCTCTGGAGATGCACTGTCCCAGGGTACGAGGTGCATGGCGCCAACTTGCGCCACCTGCAGGCCAAGAAGA AGTTTGTGAAAAccatggtgctggtggtggtgacaTTTGCCATCTTCTGGCTGCCCTACCACCTCTACTTCATCCTGGGCAGCTTCCAGGAGGACATCCACTGCCACAAGTTCATCTAGCAGGTCTACCTGGCGCTCTTCTGGCTGGCCATGAGCTCCACCATGTACAATCCCATCATTTATTGCTGCCTCAGCCACAG GTTTCACTCTGGATTCCGGCTTGCTTACCGTTGCTGCCCATGAGTCACGCCAACTGAGGAAGCCAAGATTGAGCTGACTCACACCTCATCCCTTTCCACGAGGGTCAACAGGTGTCACACTAAAGAGACTTTGTTCACGGCTGGGGATGTGGCCCCCTCTGGGGCTGCCAATGGGCAGGCTGGAAGTCTGCAAGCTGAAGTGTCTACTGACCCCTGA